One part of the Rutidosis leptorrhynchoides isolate AG116_Rl617_1_P2 chromosome 1, CSIRO_AGI_Rlap_v1, whole genome shotgun sequence genome encodes these proteins:
- the LOC139901715 gene encoding uncharacterized protein, whose product MEATESTCKEKCETSVSCPQSFSPTHLKDLESTLTDHENIYVNLPLAEVLENMPDYGKFLKTLMSKKGEIEQASTTFLKKECDGILKKCNLPPKMGDPRPFLIPCNVNGSEIFTSLADSRASINFMPYSIYKRLGLGDLSPTKMGVKLIDQSISSSVGIAEDLIVKVGDMEFPIDFVIIDIKEDSVVPLILGRPFLATAGSFFDFRTRKLTVRDKGKCMSIRSKYVKPPTPLTTP is encoded by the coding sequence ATGGAAGCTACAGAATCAACATGCAAGGAAAAGTGTGAGACATCGGTCTCATGCCCTCAATCATTTTCTCCCACACATCTAAAAGATCTGGAGTCAACCCTAACCGATCATGAAAATATTTATGTTAATCTTCCCTTGGCGGAGGTGCTTGAGAATATGCCCGATTATGGGAAATTTTTGAAGACGCTCATGTCCAAAAAGGGAGAGATTGAACAAGCATCCACCACTTTCTTGAAAAAGGAGTGTGATGGGATTTTAAAGAAGTGTAACCTACCACCAAAAATGGGTGATCCCAGACCTTTCCTTATCCCATGTAATGTGAATGGGTCAGAGATATTTACATCCTTAGCTGACTCGAGGGCTAGTATTAACTTCATGCCCTATTCCATTTATAAAAGACTAGGCCTAGGTGACCTTTCACCCACTAAAATGGGAGTAAAGTTAATTGACCAATCCATTAGCTCTAGTGTGGGGATCGCCGAAGACCTAATTGTGAAAGTAGGAGACATGGAATTTCCAATTGATTTTGTTATTATCGATATAAAGGAAGACTCGGTTGTACCCCTTATTTTAGGAAGGCCATTTTTGGCAACCGCGGGttctttctttgactttagaacCAGGAAATTGACAGTTAGAGATAAAGGAAAGTGCATGAGTATTCGTAGCAAGTATGTTAAACCACCAACGCCCTTGACCACACCATAA